Proteins co-encoded in one Blastocatellia bacterium genomic window:
- a CDS encoding NHL repeat-containing protein, with amino-acid sequence MGNVASAMWQTGRVIETIAGTGAPGFSGDGGPATQARFGTLSALAVDMAGNLYLSDITHHRVRRIGANGIITTIAGTGVAGFNGDDRPAITAQLATPAGLAIDAAGRLYIADLGNHRVRRVDADGIIRTVAGNGARDFSGDGGPAAAASLAYPSDVAFDTLGNIFITDVGNYRVRKIDPDGIITTVAGNGQRGFAGDGGPALEASFRETARISVTALDELLIVDRFNHRLRRIDQNNIIHTLAGNGSYGYNGDHIPATAASMRFPQDVAVDPSGLIYIVDTSNHRVRQVDADGVISTVAGNGVPGYVGDGGPADQASLNNPSAIAVDAAGTIYIADSFNYRIRVVRATAQ; translated from the coding sequence ATGGGGAACGTGGCATCGGCAATGTGGCAAACAGGGCGCGTGATCGAAACCATAGCCGGAACGGGCGCGCCCGGTTTCAGCGGCGATGGAGGGCCGGCCACACAGGCGCGATTCGGTACGTTATCAGCGCTGGCTGTAGACATGGCCGGTAACTTATATCTGTCCGACATCACGCACCATCGCGTCCGTCGCATTGGTGCAAACGGCATCATCACGACCATTGCAGGAACCGGTGTAGCCGGCTTCAACGGCGATGATCGTCCGGCCATCACGGCGCAACTGGCCACGCCAGCAGGACTGGCCATTGATGCTGCTGGTCGGCTCTACATCGCCGATTTGGGCAATCATCGCGTCCGTCGCGTTGACGCTGATGGCATCATCAGGACGGTTGCCGGCAACGGCGCGCGCGACTTCAGTGGGGATGGCGGACCGGCGGCAGCGGCCAGCTTGGCTTATCCGTCGGATGTTGCCTTTGACACCTTGGGCAACATCTTCATCACCGATGTCGGCAACTATCGAGTGCGCAAGATTGACCCTGATGGCATCATCACAACAGTAGCCGGCAATGGACAACGTGGCTTCGCTGGCGACGGCGGACCGGCGCTGGAAGCCAGTTTCCGTGAGACGGCGCGCATAAGTGTGACGGCTCTCGACGAACTGCTGATCGTGGATCGCTTCAATCATCGGCTGCGTCGCATTGACCAAAACAACATCATTCATACGCTGGCCGGCAATGGGAGCTACGGCTACAACGGCGATCACATACCGGCAACCGCCGCTAGTATGCGATTTCCACAAGATGTAGCCGTTGATCCGTCCGGTCTGATTTACATTGTGGATACATCCAATCATCGCGTTCGCCAAGTTGATGCTGATGGTGTGATCAGCACAGTAGCGGGCAACGGTGTTCCCGGTTATGTCGGCGATGGCGGTCCGGCCGATCAAGCTTCATTAAACAATCCATCAGCCATCGCGGTAGACGCCGCCGGCACGATTTACATCGCTGATTCGTTCAACTATCGCATTCGCGTTGTCCGCGCTACTGCTCAATAG